In the Opitutia bacterium genome, one interval contains:
- the tnpB gene encoding IS66 family insertion sequence element accessory protein TnpB gives MRKQYDGLWLAAQSQLGEDPKQGAVFCFTNRERTRLKLLYWDGTGVVIVAKRLETGRFSWPEPSEAKRKLSLTPEALALIVGGVDLKTATLKPWYERDEK, from the coding sequence ATGAGAAAACAATACGACGGGCTGTGGCTCGCCGCGCAGTCGCAGTTGGGCGAAGATCCGAAGCAGGGCGCGGTATTTTGCTTCACGAATCGCGAGCGCACGCGCCTGAAGTTGCTGTATTGGGACGGCACGGGAGTGGTGATCGTCGCCAAGCGACTCGAGACCGGCCGGTTCTCCTGGCCGGAGCCGAGCGAGGCGAAGCGCAAACTCTCGCTGACGCCGGAGGCGCTGGCGCTGATCGTCGGCGGAGTGGATTTGAAAACCGCCACGTTGAAGCCGTGGTATGAGAGGGACGAAAAATAA
- a CDS encoding helix-turn-helix domain-containing protein gives MEEIIRFVSLAQTDRFTITELCAQFHISRKTAYKHLERYALGGWKALAVRSHRPHRCPQRTAAAIERLILAERRLHRTWGPKKLQDLLGKKHGVEARRRAARSARSCAATA, from the coding sequence ATGGAAGAGATCATCCGCTTCGTGAGCCTGGCGCAGACGGATCGTTTCACGATCACGGAGCTGTGCGCGCAGTTCCACATCAGCCGCAAAACGGCCTACAAGCATCTGGAGCGTTATGCGCTCGGCGGCTGGAAGGCGCTGGCTGTGCGCAGCCACCGGCCGCACCGTTGCCCGCAGCGCACCGCTGCCGCGATCGAGCGGCTGATCTTGGCGGAGCGTCGGCTCCATCGCACGTGGGGACCGAAGAAGCTCCAGGATTTGCTGGGGAAGAAGCACGGGGTGGAGGCCCGCCGGCGTGCAGCACGATCGGCGAGATCTTGCGCCGCCACGGCCTGA
- a CDS encoding IS3 family transposase, giving the protein MSPGHKKQMVQAVIAERLCSGRQACRFLRLARATWWYRAGERSERQQQLVARGHALSERHPRYGYRRIAAMLRDEGWLVGKRQVQRLRRAEGLRVPPTKRKLARRGHSTGLPTQATHRGHVWTWDFIADATVRGGALRMLTVLDEYTRECHVLRADRALKSGDVIRLVRDAIEQHGAPEYIRSDNGSEFIAKELQQWLADQKIRTIYIEPASPWQNGLVESFHGRFRDECLNREQLWTLTEARIVIEDFRIDYNTRRPHSRLGYRSPARYAAQLTAVPTPVGLPASLRRDSCNDNRKRRFGCLVDTVVPR; this is encoded by the coding sequence ATGAGCCCGGGGCACAAGAAGCAGATGGTGCAGGCGGTGATCGCCGAGCGCCTGTGCTCCGGGCGCCAGGCGTGCCGGTTCCTGCGGCTGGCGCGGGCCACCTGGTGGTATCGCGCCGGGGAGCGCAGCGAGCGCCAGCAGCAGCTGGTCGCCCGCGGCCACGCGCTGTCCGAGCGACATCCGCGCTACGGCTACCGACGCATCGCGGCGATGTTACGCGACGAGGGTTGGTTGGTGGGCAAGCGCCAGGTGCAGCGACTGCGGCGAGCGGAAGGACTGCGCGTGCCACCGACCAAACGCAAGTTGGCGCGGCGCGGCCACTCGACCGGGCTGCCGACCCAGGCGACGCACCGCGGGCACGTCTGGACGTGGGACTTCATCGCCGACGCCACCGTGCGCGGCGGCGCCCTACGGATGCTCACGGTGCTCGACGAGTATACCCGCGAGTGCCACGTCCTGCGGGCCGACCGGGCCCTGAAGTCCGGAGACGTGATCCGGCTGGTGAGGGACGCCATCGAGCAGCACGGCGCCCCGGAGTATATCCGCTCGGACAACGGTTCGGAGTTCATCGCCAAGGAACTCCAGCAGTGGCTGGCCGATCAGAAGATCCGGACCATCTACATCGAACCGGCCAGTCCTTGGCAGAACGGGTTGGTGGAATCCTTCCACGGACGCTTCCGCGACGAGTGCCTCAACCGCGAGCAGCTCTGGACGCTGACTGAGGCTCGCATCGTCATCGAGGACTTCCGCATCGACTACAACACCCGCCGGCCGCACAGTCGGCTCGGCTATCGCAGCCCCGCGCGTTACGCCGCCCAACTTACCGCTGTCCCGACTCCGGTCGGCCTCCCGGCCTCCCTCCGTCGGGACAGCTGCAACGACAACCGTAAGCGTCGCTTCGGGTGCCTCGTAGATACGGTAGTTCCGAGGTGA
- a CDS encoding IS66 family transposase, with amino-acid sequence MSTTAAPLDEVALLKQEVALLRAQIEWFKKQLFGAGKSEKLDRAQLLLQIDALEKAAAAAERPVETITYERAAGPAPKRTLPAESFAHLPVKETVVIEPEAVKADPALYEQIGEERTFEVDVVPPQLFKREIVRPKYRHLLDRSRAPLLAPAPKRVVSGGFASAGLIAWALTAKFCDHLPLFRQEKMLARWGAPISRQNLSEWVGMASAQLEPLVKVMKQDLLASGYVQADETPIRCNDPDLRDGKTTTGWLWALSRPGGDVVFEWRLSRRHEEAERLLGDYRGVLHTDGYAAYGVFVRSHPHVEWAGCWAHARRQFIEAAAERPRTAERVLRLISELYALETQWDEQQVGDRRAALRQEHFARPLARLRRLVLALQKRVLPRSGLGQACTYLLGQWTPLTAHLNHSQTKLDTNAVENAIRPSKLGAKNWLFIGHPDAGDRAAVIYSLVISCQRHGHDPHAYLRDVLARLPSMTTADDLRPLLPAHWSAAS; translated from the coding sequence ATGTCCACCACCGCCGCGCCGCTCGACGAAGTCGCGCTCCTGAAACAGGAGGTGGCGTTGCTACGCGCGCAGATCGAGTGGTTCAAAAAGCAACTCTTCGGTGCGGGCAAGAGCGAGAAGCTGGATCGCGCGCAACTGCTCTTGCAGATCGACGCGCTGGAAAAAGCTGCGGCGGCCGCCGAGCGTCCGGTCGAGACGATCACCTACGAGCGCGCCGCCGGCCCAGCGCCGAAGCGCACGCTGCCGGCGGAATCCTTCGCGCACTTGCCGGTGAAGGAGACGGTGGTGATCGAGCCGGAGGCTGTGAAAGCGGACCCTGCGCTCTACGAGCAGATCGGCGAGGAGCGCACGTTCGAGGTGGATGTGGTGCCGCCGCAGCTGTTCAAGCGCGAGATCGTGCGCCCGAAGTATCGGCATCTTCTGGACCGGAGCCGGGCGCCGTTGTTGGCGCCGGCGCCGAAGCGCGTGGTCAGTGGCGGCTTCGCGTCGGCGGGATTGATCGCGTGGGCGCTGACCGCGAAATTTTGCGACCACCTGCCTCTGTTCAGGCAAGAGAAGATGCTGGCGCGGTGGGGCGCTCCGATCTCGCGGCAGAACTTGAGCGAGTGGGTCGGGATGGCGAGCGCTCAGCTCGAGCCGCTGGTCAAAGTGATGAAGCAAGACTTGCTGGCCAGTGGTTACGTCCAGGCCGATGAAACTCCCATCCGCTGCAACGACCCGGACCTGCGGGATGGGAAAACTACCACGGGATGGCTGTGGGCGTTGTCGCGCCCCGGAGGCGATGTCGTCTTCGAGTGGCGATTGTCTCGTCGGCACGAAGAGGCCGAGCGGCTGCTCGGCGACTACCGAGGTGTTTTGCACACGGACGGATACGCCGCCTACGGCGTGTTTGTTCGCAGCCATCCGCACGTCGAGTGGGCCGGATGCTGGGCGCATGCTCGCCGGCAGTTTATCGAAGCGGCGGCGGAGCGGCCGCGCACCGCGGAACGCGTGCTGCGCCTGATCAGTGAACTTTACGCGCTCGAGACGCAATGGGACGAGCAGCAGGTCGGTGATCGCCGCGCGGCGCTCCGACAGGAACACTTTGCCCGCCCGCTCGCGCGACTGCGTCGATTGGTGCTCGCGCTGCAGAAGCGTGTGCTTCCTCGCTCCGGCCTCGGCCAGGCTTGCACGTATCTGCTCGGCCAATGGACGCCGCTCACCGCTCACCTGAATCACAGCCAAACCAAGCTCGATACCAACGCCGTCGAGAACGCGATCCGCCCCTCAAAGCTTGGCGCGAAAAACTGGCTCTTCATCGGACATCCCGACGCCGGCGATCGCGCGGCCGTGATTTACTCACTGGTCATCAGCTGCCAGCGCCACGGCCATGATCCTCATGCTTACCTGCGCGACGTGCTGGCCCGGCTACCGTCGATGACCACGGCCGACGACTTGCGGCCGCTGCTGCCCGCGCACTGGAGCGCGGCATCATAG